One window of the Podospora pseudocomata strain CBS 415.72m chromosome 7, whole genome shotgun sequence genome contains the following:
- a CDS encoding hypothetical protein (EggNog:ENOG503P4PC), with protein MPRGIRFKVKDLTFKEKGMFAKFTIAVCGSFKNNPNTHWNDTNLHRWITLRGGRYHKGATITRDVTHFVTDEDELRSRSPRAVEALRNKRIQIVPLEWLEFSMINRKVLPAVKGGEYDLREGVRREGERVRRERRVEMGRVLGERAVNTNLYRVYTDGTFYRYEVELFRESNAVQGPTPETTQVKLQLPALSKGVSDLDSEVETKAEMGSENQTPTEKEPGFSLHHHVVIFEDGPELDAQPKYRTPMDLQLAYRQLPTLTTVTPESQDKVDPEDVEMDIEAEPETPTKTARVDRGEKYTLTLYESLAQPPLYFFCAKYSKSSTDTFPKYYRPSETPQLFWTEYTHFIEFFHKKTGVEWRKRLLFCGEGKSGAGSKRKGKGKEEDDREAGEGEGVEKGWFTYSPPGGGKPAGWVPEEYIPKEKEGEVERSGGTDGRE; from the exons atgcccCGCGGCATCCGCTTCAAGGTCAAAGACCTCACCTTTAAGGAAAAGGGCATGTTTGCCAAGTTCACCATCGCTGTCTGCGGGTCCTTCAagaacaaccccaacacccacTGGAACgacaccaacctccaccgctGGATCACGCTCCGGGGCGGGCGGTATCATAAAGGAGCTACCATCACGAGGGACGTCACTCATTTTGTGAcggacgaggatgagctgAGGTCGAGGTCtccgagggcggtggaggcgttgaggaaCAAGAGGATTCAGATTGTACCGTTGGAGTGGTTGGAGTTTAGCATGATCAACAGGAAGGTCTTGCCGgcggtgaaggggggggagtatgacttgcgggagggggtgaggagggagggggagagggttaggagggagaggagggttgagatggggagggtgttgggggagagggcggttAATACTA ATTTATACCGGGTTTACACGGATGGGACATTTTACCGGTATGAGGTTGAGTTGTTTCGGGAGTCGAATGCTGTTCAGGGACCAACGCCGGAGACGACGCAGGTGAAGCTGCAGCTTCCGGCTTTGTCTAAGGGGGTGTCAGATCTAGACTCTGAGGTTGAGACAAAGGCAGAAATGGGATCAGAGAATCAGACACCGACAGAAAAAGAACCGGGTTTCTCTTTGCACCATCATGTGGTCATCTTTGAGGATGGCCCTGAGCTGGATGCTCAGCCCAAGTATCGCACACCCATGGATTTGCAGCTGGCTTATCGTCAGCTGCCTACTCTCACGACTGTTACCCCCGAATCTCAAGACAAAGTTGACCCtgaggatgttgagatgGACATTGAGGCTGAACCAGAGACACCCACCAAGACGGCCAGAGTTGACCGTGGGGAGAAGTACACACTTACG CTCTACGAATCCCTagcccaaccccccctctaCTTCTTTTGCGCCAAGTACTCCAAGTCCAGCACGGACACCTTTCCCAAGTATTACCGTCCCTCGGAGACACCGCAGCTCTTTTGGACAGAGTACACTCACTTTATTGAGTTCTTCCACAAGAAGACGGGGGTGGAGTGGCGGAAGAGGTTGCTGTTCTGTGGTGAGGGGAAGTCAGGTGCGGGAAGtaagaggaaggggaaggggaaggaggaagatgatagggaggcgggggagggggagggggtggaaaaggggtggtTTACGTACTCTCCTCCTGGGGGTGGGAAGCCAGCTGGGTGGGTTCCGGAGGAGTATAtccccaaggagaaggagggagaggtagaGCGCAGTGGGGGGACGGATGGGAGGGAATag
- a CDS encoding hypothetical protein (EggNog:ENOG503P1CP; COG:S): MVRFIPGVTAKSPVTNMNGSDPLTDLTLLLNRLQRTILHADAEREARLKESEFEREKVLRNITYARSLLTKVEQDTLGIKIHARRQDLQRDLVRKRELLEQLAERLADLAEVGSRRDNEEENEDDTSEGEDILADIIVTPSASESQDSISRPTDEEELDEDDDDDGVLGTPQFQGEPRLPRLPPPPVHTPSQENLQAGIAAAQSTTETKAELRPRKGRDDGPTKEDKPSAISSSSALFGDRNNKSAPTTALSAVTTTEAILDHQRAEQDALSESILQLASQLKASSQAFSMSLEEDKEVVEKAGEGMNKTGEGMDAVTRRMTTLQRMTEGEGWWGRMRLYAIVYGLMVVLVLVVFVMPKLRF, encoded by the coding sequence atggTTCGATTCATACCCGGAGTGACGGCGAAATCGCCAGTTACCAACATGAACGGCAGCGATCCCCTGACGGACCTCACCCTACTGCTCAACCGCCTCCAGCGCACCATCCTCCACGCCGACGCCGAACGGGAAGCCAGGCTCAAAGAGAGCGAGTTTGAAAGAGAAAAGGTGCTGCGCAATATCACTTATGCCCGGTCGCTGCTCACAAAGGTCGAGCAAGACACCCTGGGTATCAAGATCCATGCGCGTCGGCAGGATCTCCAGAGGGATCTCGTGCGAAAACGGGAGTTGCTTGAGCAGTTGGCGGAACGGCTGGCTGATTTGGCTGAGGTGGGGAGCAGGCGGGAtaatgaggaggagaatgaggatgATACTTCGGAAGGGGAGGATATTCTAGCTGATATCATTGTTACGCCGAGTGCGAGTGAGAGTCAGGATTCCATTTCGAGACCgacggatgaggaggagctggatgaggatgatgatgatgatggggtgtTGGGGACGCCGCAGTTTCAGGGCGagccaaggctgccgaggctaccgccgccgccagtgCATACGCCTTCTCAGGAGAATTTACAGGCTGGGATAGCGGCTGCACAATCAACGACGGAAACGAAGGCTGAGCTTCGGCCGAGGAAGGGTCGGGATGATGGGCCGACGAAAGAGGACAAGCCGTCGGCGATATCTTCGTCTTCTGCGCTGTTTGGGGACAGGAACAATAAGTCTGCGCCTACGACTGCTCTCTCGGCGGTGACAACGACGGAAGCTATTCTTGACCACCAGCGGGCGGAGCAGGATGCCTTGTCGGAGTCTATTTTGCAGCTTGCATCCCAGCTTAAGGCATCCTCGCAGGCGTTTTCGATGAGTTTGGAAGAGGAtaaggaggtggtggagaaggcgggggaggggatgaacaagacgggggaggggatggatgctgtcacgaggaggatgacgacgcTGCAGAGGAtgacggagggggaggggtggtgggggaggatgaggttgtaTGCGATTGTGTATgggctgatggtggtgttggttttggtggtttttgtCATGCCCAAGTTGAGGTTTTAA
- a CDS encoding hypothetical protein (EggNog:ENOG503PN7H; COG:M) translates to MASPHRGNETEKTHPLIEAAKANDFEKVKELLDQAEDVNVKDEAYYGQTAISWAAELGLLEVFKLLYEHGARLDILDVDGNSPVFWAMNKEYVNVIEYLLANIKEEDISHKYCAGRSMLFVATEYGSAEDVKRFVSSDSNVRDDDGLTPLMFAALYSRNAVSNAAALLEAGADPLLEDDEGRTAIYYACQRGKAELAKLLLDRVDGGFDVDGRGPEARPLIEAAKQGDVTMIQLLLERGPQLEFPDEQGKTPLYWAAKNGHIENICALIDAGADPYRLCRPPVPNGDWNLTAFAIAATNCEEKWHDFIHQDLKPDLTIRNDERGATAFHLAAYFGVEPAALQRMFAAGCLVDTPDMDGRTPLLLASERGHSSIVAILLEHGADTEVTDSRFNMTALMLAAANGRDQVVEQLIPVSKVDARDGEMATALHFAARSCSASTVEALIKAGPSLIDAPNSYGGSPLFWAANHDRPEAVQALIRAGADIYMVDVNGRPAISFCIHNLNMIKAFVDEEREQPAPGNKETPRVRAIELALRYACDEEEYSGSRSPIFPLDSTDDEVYLKAVDGNGRNLVSWVAQYGHSLEMEKLCKKPNLDFRTADDQGRTPLHWVAQNKITSATETVMMVRSLLDLGVSRDSRDKAGRTPLSYAAETGLLEVMQLLVRKGAEEDSQDNNKRTVLSWAAAGGHEDCVRYLLSVKSVRPDSKDVDGRTPLSWAAGMGRLEVVKMLLARRDWKGPGEDSHNGRSKKGASATNEAAVDINSRDNKSQTPLWYAADNQHLPVFETLLLYGAKSGIKDNKGRLLKDYLDERIQKDSVSETRTLRTMFGKLNPSGFLWREPSTMTTRVDSEFSATLLYYSKDNLEIHTPTVASILQGKRPPSREDMACVWTHLPANNMRWVEVLMAKHYEAFGEGWRANVVLKPRLWEQHQHKSQDGQYHARFMRPACRPFAFPEEDPTEQGLVLFMPYLHWEQEEEQRKLKDVLVKKSEAKKKIFPTEDAAKEYRRNLVRTALDDRSLCGTEKLYWAYLDEEHPLHGRRTLDQFYYHTLADTEKRDQDQTSLRYFNERRQTLHSKESEDLKPTITMVDQLWMWVLPKCGKSPRTIITAFPQRSNRMTTKTSKIMTSLVSNIFDRFREQSAKGDASVDELAKIIVAECARIYFDPMSNRNELVQFVEIYRTSIGEITEDETNRFLSFQNNIPTADEEQPDASSDNKAGESKALSSHAEFDEVPKKLNAMIDIKADIEDLRKIKDIRDELHIISSIFHIQKNIVETLDHILEDFEEQRNTVILEQERNLGPPPPFRRRDDSRAFSRRTVSPPFRRRSSSPPFRRGNPYPPSRGFRSPSRRRTPDIIYNNAGIEQDSDRQKYHSPMLEVVTRNIAEVVRLEKFAERAIQAIEQLLDLKHKQANLQLTRGIYKINDENDRQGKTIMYFTVATIIFLPLSFMASFLTIEVEEFPRGDTGNLSLKFVLIIIFSISVGLIIPSVFLAFNLDKRTRDQRWQNLLNSFKEIMGLTVRSTSDGLKAGKSWVKRRGDRAVKTKQRDPEIGGGVTLVGVDNSQFRSGVENRDGDVGQKGVTVTTVIGSGGLHKRQEAKATSHVGSSTTDGIK, encoded by the exons ATGGCGAGCCCGCATCGCGGCAATGAAACAGAGAAAACCCATCCGCTCATCGAAGCCGCCAAAGCAAACGATTttgagaaggtcaaggagctgCTGGATCAGGCAGAGGATGTGAATGTGAAAGATGAAGCGTACTATGGACAAACCGCCATATCGTGGGCTGCCGAACTGGGTCTTTTGGAAGTCTTCAAGCTTTTATATGAACATGGCGCCCGTTTGGACATTCTGGACGTCGACGGCAACAGCCCAGTCTTCTGGGCTATGAACAAGGAATACGTCAACGTGATTGAGTAtctcctcgccaacatcaaagAGGAAGACATCTCACACAAGTACTGCGCCGGCAGGAGCATGCTGTTTGTGGCTACCGAGTATGGCTCGGCAGAGGATGTCAAACGTTTCGTTTCTTCGGACTCTAACGTGCGCGACGACGATGGGCTGACGCCGCTCATGTTTGCGGCTCTGTATTCTCGCAATGCAGTTTCCAATGCTGCTGCATTGCTCGAGGCCGGTGCGGACCCTCTcttggaggatgatgaaggcCGCACTGCGATATACTATGCTTGCCAACGGGGGAAAGCCGAATTGGCCAAATTGTTGCTCGATAGGGTCGACGGCGGCTTTGATGTCGACGGCAGAGGACCCGAGGCAAGACCTCTTATCGAAGCTGCTAAACAGGGCGATGTCACGATGATCCAGCTCCTGCTTGAACGGGGCCCTCAACTCGAATTTCCCGATGAACAAGGCAAAACACCACTGTATTGGGCTGCAAAGAACGGCCATATCGAAAATATATGTGCCCTCATAGACGCTGGCGCCGACCCTTACAGACTATGTCGCCCACCAGTTCCTAACGGAGACTGGAACCTGACTGCCTTTGCTATTGCAGCAACCAACTGTGAAGAAAAGTGGCACGACTTTATTCACCAAGACCTCAAGCCGGACCTCACAATCCGGAATGACGAACGTGGCGCAACGGCTTTCCACCTCGCTGCATATTTCGGCGTTGAACCCGCAGCTCTGCAGCGGATGTTTGCCGCCGGTTGTTTAGTCGACACCCCAGATATGGATGGCAGGACGCCGCTTCTCTTGGCCTCGGAGCGTGGCCATAGTTCAATCGTTGCTATTCTTCTTGAGCATGGCGCAGATACCGAAGTGACGGACAGCAGGTTCAACATGACGGCACTCATGTTGGCCGCAGCGAATGGGCGTGATCAGGTCGTGGAACAGCTTATCCCGGTTAGCAAAGTTGATGCCCGAGATGGCGAGATGGCCACGGCTCTGCATTTCGCAGCCCGTAGTTGTTCTGCCAGCACTGTAGAGGCCCTGATCAAGGCCGGCCCATCTCTGATCGACGCTCCCAACAGCTACGGCGGGTCGCCTCTTTTTTGGGCCGCTAATCATGATCGCCCAGAAGCCGTCCAGGCTTTGATCAGAGCTGGGGCAGATATCTACATGGTCGATGTTAATGGAAGGCCAGCGATATCATTCTGTATTCACAACTTGAATATGATCAAAGCCTTTGTCGATGAGGAGAGAGAGCAACCTGCGCCTGGGAATAAGGAAACGCCCCGTGTGCGTGCGATAGAACTAGCTCTGCGGTATGCGTGTGACGAAGAGGAATATTCTGGTTCTAGATCTCCAATCTTCCCTCTGGACAGCACAGACGACGAGGTGTATCTCAAGGCCGTGGACGGGAACGGCAGGAACTTGGTGTCGTGGGTAGCCCAGTACGGACACTCtttggagatggaaaagCTGTGTAAGAAGCCGAATCTCGACTTCAGAACGGCAGATGACCAAGGTCGTACCCCTTTGCACTGGGTGGCCCAAAACAAAATCACAAGCGCCACCGAAACGGTAATGATGGTCAGAAGTCTTCTCGACCTCGGGGTTTCTCGTGACTCTCGGGACAAAGCCGGTCGGACACCACTTTCTTATGCAGCAGAAACCGGTCTCTTGGAGGTCATGCAGCTTTTGGTAAGAAAGGGCGCAGAGGAGGACAGCCAAGACAACAATAAGAGAACGGTGCTTTCTTGGGCTGCCGCAGGGGGGCACGAAGACTGCGTCCGATATCTTCTGAGTGTCAAGAGTGTAAGGCCAGACAGCAAAGACGTCGACGGCAGAACTCCACTCTCCTGGGCCGCTGGAATGGGCCGCTTGGAAGTTGTCAAAATGCTGCTTGCTCGGCGTGATTGGAAGGGCCCGGGTGAGGATAGTCATAATGGTCGGAGCAAGAAGGGTGCTTCGGCGACAAATGAGGCGGCTGTGGATATCAACTCGCGTGACAACAAGTCACAAACACCACTCTGGTATGCGGCTGACAATCAACATCTGCCTGTATTCGAGACGCTGCTCTTGTATGGGGCAAAATCAGGcatcaaggacaacaagGGAAGGCTTCTCAAAGACTACCTCGACGAGAGGATACAGAAAGATTCGGTATCGGAAACAAGAACTCTGAGGACCATGTTTGGGAAGCTGAATCCATCCGGATTTCTCTGGCGTGAACCATCAACTATGACTACTCGGGTTGACAGTGAGTTCAGCGCAACCCTTCTGTATTACTCGAAAGATAATCTCGAGATACACACCCCGACAGTCGCGTCAATCCTGCAGGGGAAGCGCCCACCTTCCAGAGAAGACATGGCGTGTGTCTGGACACATCTTCCTGCCAACAAC ATGCGATGGGTTGAG GTGCTCATGGCGAAACATTATGAGGCTTTTGGAGAGGGCTGGCGAGCCAATGTTGTTTTGAAACCAAGGTTGTGGGAGCAGCATCAACACAAGTCACAAGATGGGCAGTACCACGCAAGGTTCATGCGTCCGGCGTGTCGTCCGTTCGCCTTTC CCGAAGAAGATCCAACTGAACAAGGCTTGGTCCTTTTT ATGCCGTATTTGCATTGggagcaggaagaagaacagcgAAAGCTCAAAGACGTCCTGGTAAAAAAGTCcgaagccaagaagaagatatTTCCGACCGAGGATGCCGCCAAAGAGTATCGCCGTAACCTCGTCCGAACAGCACTTGATGATAGGAGTCTCTGCGGAACCGAAAAGCTGTATTGGGCCTACCTCGACGAAGAGCACCCGCTGCATGGTCGACGTACGCTCGACCAATTCTATTACCACACGCTCGCGGACACGGAGAAACGTGACCAGGACCAGACCTCTTTGAGGTACTTTAATGAAAGACGACAGACCCTACACTCGAAAGAGTCAGAGGATTTGAAACCCACAATTACCATGGTAGACCAGCTATGGATGTGGGTGCTGCCAAAGTGCGGGAAATCGCCGAGaaccatcatcactgccTTTCCACAACGATCCAACAGGATGACGACAAAAACCTCGAAGATTATGACATCACTGGTATCTAATATTTTTGATCGATTTCGCGAGCAGTCAGCGAAAGGTGATGCATCGGTTGACGAACTGGCAAAAATCATAGTCGCAGAGTGTGCTCGGATATACTTTGATCCTATGAGTAACCGGAATGAGTTGGTTCAGTTTGTCGAGATATATCGGACATCAATTGGTGAAATT ACTGAGGATGAGACCAACCGCTTCCTGTCTTTTCAAAACAACATTCCAACCGCCGATGAGGAACAGCCTGACGCTTCGTCTGACAACAAGGCAGGCGAATCAAAGGCTCTATCGTCACATGCCGAGTTTGATGAGGTTCCCAAGAAGTTGAATGCCATGATTGACATCAAAGCCGATATTGAAGACTTGAGAAAAATCAAGGACATTCGCGATGAGCTTCACATCATCTCATCGATTTTCCATATACAGAAGAACATTGTGGAGACTCTAGATCATATTCTCGAAGACTTTGAAGAGCAAAGAAACACCGTGATCCTAGAGCAAGAGCGGAACCTCGGGCCGCCACCTCCATTCAGAAGACGAGATGACAGCCGTGCTTTCTCGAGACGCACTGTTAGCCCACCTTTCAGACGCCGAAGCTCCAGCCCCCCATTTAGAAGAGGCAACCCCTACCCGCCTTCTAGGGGGTTCCGCTCGCCTTCCCGGAGACGAACCCCAGATATTATTTACAACAATGCAGGGATCGAACAGGATTCGGATCGGCAGAAGTACCATTCGCCAATGCTGGAGGTTGTTACTCGCAACATTGCAGAGGTCGTGCGCCTGGAAAAGTTTGCTGAAAGAGCTATCCAAGCG ATTGAACAACTGCTGGATTTGAAGCACAAGCAGGCTAACCTCCAGCTGACGAGGGGAATCTACAAGATCAACGATGAGAATGACAGGCAGGGCAAGACGATCATGTACTTTACTGTTGCAACCATTATCTTT CTTCCGCTATCATTCATGGCCTCCTTTTTGACCATAGAGGTTGAGGAATTTCCACGTGGCGACACCGGGAACCTGTCGTTGAAATTCGTCCTCATTATCATAT TTTCGATTTCTGTTGGCCTAATCATTCCATCGGTGTTCCTGGCTTTCAATCTTGACAAACGAACTCGTGACCAACGGTGGCAGAATTTGCTGAATAGCTTCAAAGAGATCATGGGGCTCACGGTGAGGAGTACAAGTGACGGTTTGAAGGCAGGCAAAAGTTGGGTGAAGAGGCGGGGCGATCGGGCGGTCAAGACCAAGCAGCGGGATCCTGAgattgggggtggtgtcaccttggttggtgttgacaaTTCCCAGTTTCGGTCGGGAGTTGAGAATAGGGACGGTGATGTCGGTCAAAAAGGGGTGACGGTCACTACGGTGATCGGCTCGGGGGGTCTACATAAGCGGCAGGAGGCGAAGGCTACTTCTCATGTGGGTTCTAGCACTACGGATGGTATCAAGTAG
- a CDS encoding hypothetical protein (EggNog:ENOG503NVH6; COG:H): MKSAVPRALRNARRIFPRASSTRSSSLSSLPRLGNNRLSGTTTLTSQHRNFSATTGLRDIDEDKDRKWSTPLAKQLAAAIELTGPIPLASFMRMCLTSDIGGYYTGAIEKDRDQFGLKGDFVTSPEISQVFGELIGVWFLTEWLAQGRQSRGVELIEVGPGRGTLMDDVLRTIQSFPAMANSIDAIYMVEASPELRMAQKNLLCGEDAPMTESKVGYHSVCKYNALPIVWTETIKSIPTAPQKMPFIVAHEFFDALPIHAFELVSIPASKSEAPSSTDNSSPSSKTTTPTLQWREMLVSPTPPGSTHESLKTPATQSRETPPPDFQLTRATSSTRHSLYLPESSPRFRALKSTVGPGALLEVCPDASLYASDFAARIGGSPQHPKPKPSGAALILDYGPGDGTIPTNSLRGIRKHRRVSPFAEPGLTDLSVDVDFAGIAESATKASEGVEVHGPVAQGDFLELMGIRERAEVLAKRAVKEEKGRAVEKAWRRLVDRGPGGMGKVYQALAILPENGGRRRPVGFGGDVVQ; this comes from the exons ATGAAGTCTGCCGTGCCTCGAGCCCTTCGCAACGCTCGCCGTATCTTCCCAAGAGCTTCCTCCACCAGGAGCTCGAGCTTAAGCTCATTACCAAGACTTGGAAACAACCGTTTGAGTGGCACCACCACTTTGACATCACAACACCGTAACTTTTCTGCTACAACGGGGTTACGAGATATTGATGAGGATAAAGATCGAAAATGGTCAACTCCTCTTGCCAAGCAGCTGGCAGCTGCCATTGAG TTGACTGGACCAATTCCCCTCGCCAGTTTTATGCGCATGTGTTTGACTTCTGATATCGGAGGTTATTACACTGGAGCCATTGAGAAAGACCGGGATCAGTTTGGCTTAAAGGGTGACTTTGTCACATCACCAGAAATCTCCCAAGTATTTGGCGAGCTCATTGGTGTATGGTTCCTGACGGAATGGCTAGCTCAGGGACGCCAGAGTCGGGGCGTCGAGTTAATTGAAGTTGGGCCAGGACGTGGCACTCTCATGGATGATGTTCTTAGG ACAATACAAAGCTTCCCAGCCATGGCCAATAGCATAGACGCCATCTACATGGTTGAGGCCAGTCCCGAGCTCAGAATGGCTCAAAAGAACCTTCTCTGCGGCGAAGATGCCCCCATGACCGAGTCCAAGGTTGGCTATCACAGCGTATGCAAATACAACGCCCTGCCCATCGTGTGGACTGAGACCATCAAGTCAATTCCTACTG CCCCCCAAAAAATGCCCTTCATCGTCGCCCACGAATTCTTCGACGCCCTTCCCATCCACGCTTTCGAACTCGTCTCCATCCCCGCCTCCAAATCAGaagctccctcctcaacagacaactcctccccctccagcaagaccaccaccccaaccctccaatGGCGCGAAATGCTCGTCTCCCCCACACCCCCCGGCTCAACCCACGAATCCCTCAAGACACCAGCCACCCAATCCAGGGAGACACCACCCCCTGACTTCCAACTCACTCGtgcgacctcctccacccgtcACTCCCTCTACCTCCCCGAATCCTCCCCCCGCTTCCGCGCTCTCAAATCCACCGTCGGCCCCGGCGCCCTCCTAGAAGTCTGCCCCGATGCCTCCCTCTACGCAAGCGACTTTGCAGCCCGGATAGGCGGCTCCCCCCAGcacccaaaacccaaaccctccgGCGCAGCTCTTATTCTTGATTACGGGCCCGGAGATGGaaccatccccaccaactccctccgTGGCATCCGCAAACATAGGCGTGTCTCCCCTTTTGCCGAGCCCGGACTTACTGATTTGTCAGTTGATGTCGATTTTGCGGGCATTGCGGAGTCGGCTACGAAAGCGAgtgaaggggtggaggttcACGGACCTGTTGCTCAGGGGGATTTCTTGGAGTTGATGGGGATTAGGGAACGGGCTGAGGTGCTGGCTAAGAGggcggtgaaggaggagaaggggagggcggtggagaaggcttggaggaggttggttgaTAGGGGGCccggggggatggggaaggttTATCAGGCTTTGGCGATATTGCCAGAgaatggggggaggaggaggccggttgggtttgggggggatgtggtgcagtga